The uncultured Ilyobacter sp. nucleotide sequence GAATTTTGAAGGAGTCGCAAAACCTGAAGAAGAAAAGATAACTGAGGGTACGCTTATGAACACAGTTTATCTTATAACATTATGTATGGGGCTTGGAACTGTTATTTCGATGATTATTAAAAAAGCAGGAATAGTTTTGCCAATCTATATCGGTCCGATGATAGTAGCTGCTGTAGTAAGAAACCTGGCAGACGGGAAATCTATTAGCCTTCATCACAAGACTATAGACACTATAGGTAATATTTCACTTTCTCTTTTCCTAGCAATGGCTCTTATGACAATGAGATTATGGGATCTAGCTGCCCTTGCAGTACCATTAATTGTAATGTTACTTGCCCAGACAGCACTTATGGCTGCCTTTGCATACTTTGTAACATACAAGATCATGGGAAGAGACTATGATGCTGCAGTTATATCTTGCGGACACTGCGGATTTGGTATGGGAGCAACACCAAATGCAATGGCAAATATGGAATCTTTTACAGCTTCAAACTTTCCTTCACCAAGAGCATTCTTTGTACTGCCGCTAGTAGGAGCACTGTTTATAGATTTCACAAATGCATCAATAATTACATTCTTTATCAATATTTTTTCATAGAATTAAATTATTGAAAATATAAAATAAATATTGCCTATTGAATATTACATTAGATTTGTAAAAAGCTAGGGTCAGATAGGCTTCTTGGATAAGAAGATATTTGACCTTTAGTTTTTTATTGTTATTTCGGATTAATAAGGTTGAAGGAGTGAAATTTAAATGGCGAAAATCGGGGTTTTTGATTCTGGCGTCGGAGGAATTACCGTAGTAAAAGAAATTAATAAAATTTTGCCTGAAGATACAATAATATATTATGGTGACAATAAAAATTTTCATTATGAGAATTTAAGTGTAGACCAGATAAGAGAACACTGTATGAAAATTGTGGAATTTTTGGTGCTTAACGGCGTGGATGCAGTTGTTGTGGCATGCAGCGTAGCCACCGCTGCAGCTCTTGAGACTTTAAAGTCGAGATTTGCCCATATTCCCATAGTGGGTGTGATAGATACCGGTGCTAAAATCGGACTTGAGACTACTTCTAATAACAATGTGGGGATATTTGCAACGCCTGCAACAGTAGCTATGGATGCCTACCCAAAAGCTTTGAGAGGGATTAGTAGGAAGATTTCAGTATTTCAAAAAGGGTGTCCTAAGCTGTGCTATATGATAGAAGACGGGTGGGAGGATACTCTAGAGAATGATGAAATTGTTAAGGAATATCTCAGCTATATACCTGAAAAAGCTGATACTTTGCTCTTGGGATGCACTCATTATCCATTGATAAAGCATGTTATAGCCAGATACTTCAAAGGGAATATTGTAGATTCTGCAAGAGAGACTGCTGAAGCAGTAAAAAAAGAGCTGTTTCTGAAAACAGGGAAGTCTAAAATGAGTAAAACAGGACATCAAGAGTATTATATAAGTGGCGACATAAAAAAGTTCACAGAGGTTGCAGGAGATTTTCTAGGTGAGAATATCAGTAAGGTTTACAATATAGAGTTGTAAATTATGTTTTGAAAATTGACTAATAGACTCTAAAAAATTAATTCCAGAGAGGGTTGTAGTTTTTTAAGTATTTTATTGCTAGTTTTATGACGTGACATTTATTAATGAATTTTTAAAAATGTCAGAGCTCAGAAAAAGTA carries:
- the gltS gene encoding sodium/glutamate symporter: MLVYEFNMMQTLTLAAIVLLVGRAIKHRVPFFEKFFIPSPVIGGVLYSIITLIGHSSGSFEFTYDGQLKTLFMVAFFTTIGFAASFKLLKKGGIQVGIFLGVATTLVILQNVVGVSLAKAFHLNPLLGLAVGSVPLTGGHGTAGAFGPVLEAAGAQGAMAVSIASATFGLIAGCVIGGPIGKRLMARHGLTSISDDGAQNFEGVAKPEEEKITEGTLMNTVYLITLCMGLGTVISMIIKKAGIVLPIYIGPMIVAAVVRNLADGKSISLHHKTIDTIGNISLSLFLAMALMTMRLWDLAALAVPLIVMLLAQTALMAAFAYFVTYKIMGRDYDAAVISCGHCGFGMGATPNAMANMESFTASNFPSPRAFFVLPLVGALFIDFTNASIITFFINIFS
- the murI gene encoding glutamate racemase — translated: MAKIGVFDSGVGGITVVKEINKILPEDTIIYYGDNKNFHYENLSVDQIREHCMKIVEFLVLNGVDAVVVACSVATAAALETLKSRFAHIPIVGVIDTGAKIGLETTSNNNVGIFATPATVAMDAYPKALRGISRKISVFQKGCPKLCYMIEDGWEDTLENDEIVKEYLSYIPEKADTLLLGCTHYPLIKHVIARYFKGNIVDSARETAEAVKKELFLKTGKSKMSKTGHQEYYISGDIKKFTEVAGDFLGENISKVYNIEL